The sequence TGTCGCGGTCGGAGTCGATCTCGATCTGCTCCACGGTTTTACCGGAATGCTCCGCGAGGATGGCGTACAGCGTCTTTTTCACACGGATGATTTCCTGCGTGTAGATCTCGATGTCGGTGACAGGACCCTGCGTCCCGCCCGCCGGCTGATGAATCATGATACGCGCGTGCGGAAGCGCGATGCGTTTGCCCGCGGCGCCGCCCGCCAGAAGAATGGCACCCATGCTCGCGGCAAGGCCGATGCAGATCGTCGACACGTCGGCGCGGATGTACTGCATGGTATCGTAGATCGCGAGTCCGGCTGTGACGCTGCCGCCCGGACTGTTGATGTACAGCGAGATGTCCTTGGTCGGATCCTCGGATTCGAGATGCAGGAGCTGCGCAACAACGAGACTCGCAACGTAGTCGTCGATCGGCGTGCCGATGAAGACGATGCGCTCACGCAGAAGGCGCGAGAAGATGTCCCAACTGCGTTCGCCGCGGCCCGTGGTCTCGACGACGATGGGCACGAGCTGATTCATGATCGACGCCGCCTCGCTGGTGCCGGCCACGTCTTTCAGGACGCTGGTGAAGTCGTGTATGTTCTGCGACATGTTTAACCCTTTGTGTCTTTGTGTTCATCATCCTCATGATCGTGGTCGTGATCATGGTCGTGATGCGAATGATCGTGATGATCGTGGTCGTGATCGTGATGATCGTGGTCGTGATGATCGTGATCGTGATGATCGTGATCGTGATGATCGTGGTCGTGATGATCGTGGTCGTGATGATCGTGGTCGTGGTCATGCATGTGCAGACCGTCGAGTGCGGTGCCGCGCACGTCTTCATCGTCTACATCCTTGATAACGGATGCGGCGAGAAGATAGTCCATCACCTTTTCGTACAACAGCGTGGCCGAGCGTTCGGGTTGGCGGTAGAACGAGAGCAGGTGTTCCTTCGCGATGCCGAGGCGTACGGAATCCTCGTCGGCCTTTTTCTCGATGTCCTCCTCGCCCACTGTCAGGCCTTCGGCCTCGATGATCGCGTCGCGGATGAATATCCACTTGGCGAGGAAGCGCGCCTCGTCCTCGCGGGCGCTGCGGAATTCGTCCACCTTAAAACTCGCCGGCAGCTTTTTATCCGGATAGCGGCCTTCGACTTCCTTCACAAAACCGTCGAGCAGTTCATTGACCACCGAACGCGGCACATTGAAGGGATTGTTGTTGACGAGCTGTTTGACGAGATCGTCGCGCAGCATGCCCTCGTAGCGCTCCTTCCAGCTCTTCTCGAGATACGTGCGCACATCTGCGCGCAGCGCGTCGAAGGTGGTGATGCGTCCGCCCGTGACGAGCGACGCGAAGGCGTCGTCGAGTTCGGGCAGGATGATGCGTTCGATTTTTTTGACGTTGATGCGCGCGCGTTCCGATTTTTCGCCGTCGGTGGAATCGAAGGTGAGATCCGCCTCCTTTTCCTCCCCTGCCGACATGTTCAGCAGTTCGGCTTTGAGGTCGCGATTCACACCATCCTCGCCGAGATCGATTTTCAGATCGGGATAGTTGCGATCCGGCAGAGGTGCACCCTCGGCGTCAAGGATGGTGACGTCGCAGGTCACGAGATATCCCTCCTCGTCGGCCTTCTCGGCTTCAACTAGAGTGCGGCGCGCCTTGCGCAG comes from Ignavibacteriota bacterium and encodes:
- the tig gene encoding trigger factor, with translation MDVLIQSTNDVEHAMEIVVPAEDLVPHFEKAYREEGKKLTIPGFRPGRVPLAIVKKRFGDMIEYQAIEKLSNEFFQQALEERNLRPIGAPVLENIDFEPGKPLTIKIRYETAPEIVVTGYKDLQLERFVHEVADDEVEDEITALRKARRTLVEAEKADEEGYLVTCDVTILDAEGAPLPDRNYPDLKIDLGEDGVNRDLKAELLNMSAGEEKEADLTFDSTDGEKSERARINVKKIERIILPELDDAFASLVTGGRITTFDALRADVRTYLEKSWKERYEGMLRDDLVKQLVNNNPFNVPRSVVNELLDGFVKEVEGRYPDKKLPASFKVDEFRSAREDEARFLAKWIFIRDAIIEAEGLTVGEEDIEKKADEDSVRLGIAKEHLLSFYRQPERSATLLYEKVMDYLLAASVIKDVDDEDVRGTALDGLHMHDHDHDHHDHDHHDHDHHDHDHHDHDHHDHDHHDHDHDHHDHSHHDHDHDHDHEDDEHKDTKG
- the clpP gene encoding ATP-dependent Clp endopeptidase proteolytic subunit ClpP, with product MNQLVPIVVETTGRGERSWDIFSRLLRERIVFIGTPIDDYVASLVVAQLLHLESEDPTKDISLYINSPGGSVTAGLAIYDTMQYIRADVSTICIGLAASMGAILLAGGAAGKRIALPHARIMIHQPAGGTQGPVTDIEIYTQEIIRVKKTLYAILAEHSGKTVEQIEIDSDRDKYMSPEEAREYGLIDTMLVKKVKPVEPA